The Patescibacteria group bacterium genomic sequence AGTTCTATAAATATAAAAAAAGCAAATGTGGTAAAATTTTTTAATAATTTATTGTCCTTTATAAATAATTCTATTTTAAAAAATATAAATGGAGTAAATATAAACAAAATAGACATAGACGAAGAGGGGAGTATACTAACAGCCAAAATGACAACAATAGATAATTGGCAAATATTTATTAACTCAGAAATTAATATTAATGAACAATTAGTTAAATTAAATAAAATTTTATCGCAAAAAATTGGGATAGAGGAAAGAAAAGAATTAAAATATATTGACTTACGTTATGGCAACAAAATATTTCATAAATTCATAGATTTAGACGAAGAAGAAATAGAATCATTAGAATGATATTGACAAAAGTGATTTTTTTTGATATATATTGATATGTTCATATAAAATTCATTAAAACAACAATTAAAGGAGGAATATCACAATGAATCACACAGAAACAGGCAAGAAACGCGCCGTATTGATGCTAAAAGAGCTAATTGACAAGCAATTTGATGCACGGGCCAAAGTTCGAACATCTATTGAATTCAAGAAGCAAAAATGCATTGCAGTATCATTAATTCTTGATAATACTATTTCATCCAAAATACATTTTCAACCACCATTTGAATCATTTTTTGCTACTATTGACAAACCATCTAATGAAGATGATATAATGGAAACAATTGAAAGATGTGATGGACGACAAGCATTTATTCTTTGTGAAAAAAAACAAGAGGGCTAATAATTGGCCCTCTTTTTTGTATAAAATTAATTATTGAATAAAGAGTAGTGTTCAAGCGACGTAAAATGTATATTGTGCGACACTATCTATAACAAAACAGATACTACTCTCTCTTTATTTATTTCTATGGTAATATTGTTTTTTTAAGAAATGTTTCCTTTTCCGGGAAAAATACTCTTTGTTGCTGATGTTGCTCTATTTCAGCCCATATTTTAACATATTCTCTAACAAACACCGCTCCTAAGAAAAAAATTCCAAAAGTTATGATTCCCAACATAATTAAAGAAATAATTGGATGAATACTCTGCCTCCAAAAGCTGTTTAACCCATTTCTGTTATAATTTGACATAAATAAATTTTTATAATAAATAATCTTCTGGATTAACTGGCATGCCATTTAATCTTACCTCAAAATGTAAATGTGGTCCAGTGGAAAACCGACCAGCCCCATATGTTCCAGGCATCCCGCCTGTTCTAGCTACCCCCTGCCCTCTTTTTATGTATTCCCCTTCTTCCACTAAAAACTCACTCACATGTCCATATAAAGTTGAAAAATCATCATTATGAACAAGCAATAAATAACTATATCCAAGCCCCGCATTACGTGTTTTAGCCACATATCCAGAGGCAGGGGCTCTAATAAGTGTTCCCTGACTTGCTCTTAAATCTAGCCCCGAGTGTTCTCCTATCCAATTTCTATAAGGATAATCAGGGTCATGAAATCTAGATGTAATTCCCCTATTTGTTACAGGCCATGAAAAAATAATAATACCAGCTGGTTCCATCAAAGTTTCTCCTGACTCTTCTTTTGCTAGTTTGGCCCTAATCTCTCTTTCCATGCTAGCTATTTCATTTTCAATTTGTTTGTTTTCAGCTAAAATCTCTGCTAATAAGCTTTGGAACTTCCATTCTGCTCCTTGTGTTTCTGCTAATATATTTTTTTTTGTCTGCTCGGTTGAACTTAGTCGAGATTTTTTATTTATCAATTCAGCATCCATGTCAATCAAGTCATTTAATTCAACTCTAAGATTCTTTTCTTGAATTTCAAGTCCTTGTTTGACAAATTTTATTTGTTTTAAAAAATGATTTGTTTTTGATTGAAGCGAATTTAAATATCTAATACTATTAAAAATGGCTGATATTGAGTCATTAAATAAGATAATTTCTACAAAGCTTTGCTCGTCAGCAGAATTAATTGTTTGTAGGATATTTGATAAACTTGCTTTAATATTTATTATTTCTTTTTTATTATCTTCAATATTATATTGAATGTTTTTTATTGATAAATTTTTTGAATCAATTTTGACTTCTTGTTGTTGTATTTCTGTATTACTTTTAAATATTTGTATTTTTAAAATATCAATTTGATTTTTTAAGGTTACTGACTCATCTCTTTTTATATCAATTTTATCTTGATAAAATTCTTTCTGATTTTTTAAATCATTTATTTTTTGCTCCTTTGCTTTTATCTGTTTTTGAATTTCTTCTATTTCTTCTGAAAAAGAATTAGAAGCAAAAATATTTCTATTTTTAATAGGGGAAAAAATTATAATTAGTATAAAAATAAAAATTATTTTTTTATTATTTTTCATTATTTTTTATTTTAATTAAAATTTGATTGAGTATATTTAATACTTTTTCTTTGCCAAAAATTTCAGCAATTTGTTCTGGTGGAGGAGATTGTTTTTGCTTGGTTAAAGCTACTCTAAGAGGCCAAAAAAATTCTCCTAAACTTGAACAATTAGCTGTCCTTTTTTTTAAAACTTTCCTGATTTTTTTAGCAGTAAACAATATTTTAGGAATGCTTGATAAATCTTGCTTAATTTGTTTCAAATTAATCGCTACATCATTGATATCCATTTTTTTCCATAAAAGCATTTCTAAATCATATTTTAAGTTATCAACAAAAAAGAATTTACTTAAATCCCCTATTTCATTTAAATGCTTAATCCTGTCTTGCTCTAATTTTACAATTTTTTTTATCCTTTTAAAATTTATTAATTTGCCTGTAGCTTTTATCCTATATTTTTGTTTGTATTTGACTATTAATTCATCTTCAATCAAATAAGGAATACATTTGGTTGTTAATTTTTTTAATTTCATTTTTCTAATATAATGACCATTCATCCAATTAAGTTTTTTTAAATCAAAAATAGCGCCTGCTTTTTGAATATCTTTTAAGAAAAAATTATTAATTATTTGTTTTAAACTCAATATTTCTTTGTCATTATTGGGGTTCCATCCAAGTAATACTAAAAAATTAATTAAAGAGTTTTTTAAATATCCTTTTTTCAAATAATCTTCAACAGATACGCTTGCTTCTCTTTTTGATAATTTTGAACGATCAGTATTAAGAATAAGAGGCATGTGAGCAAATATTGGAATATTCCATGCCAATGCTTTATAAACCAGAATATGCTTTGGAGTTGATGACAACCACTCTTCTCCTCTAATAACATGCGTAATCCCCATTAAATGGTCATCTATTACATTTGCTAGATGATAAGTCGGCCATTTGTCAGATTTTAATAAAATAGGGTCATCAACGTGTTTTAAATCAAATTTAACCTTACCTCTAATTTTGTCTTTGAATTCAATACTCCCCTGCTCGGGTACTTTTAATCTAATAACATATTGGTCTCCTCTTTTTAATTTTATATCTATTTCTGCTTGGGTTAGGTGTTTACATCGACGGTCATATTTTGGAGCTTGCTTCACAGCAATTTGTTTGGCTCTCATTTCATCCAGGTCATTTTTTGAACAAAAACAATAATATGCTTTATTTTTATCTATTAACTGGTAAGCTATTTTTCTATATGTCTCGACCCTAGTTGACTGATAATAAGGCCCTTTATCCCATTTTAGTCCCATTTTTTTTAAAATTTTAATTAATTTTTTGTCAGCCCCTGGGATGTATCTCTCTCTGTCTGTATCCTCTATACGCAAAATTAACTTACCTTTATTTTTTTTAGCATAAAGCCAATTATAAAGATAAGTCCTAAATCCTCCTATATGTAAATAGCCTGTTGGGCTAGGAGCAAAACGTACTTTGACCATAAAAATATGTAATTTATTATTTAGTGCTTTCAACTCTTTGCCAAATTTTTGCCAGTTTTGGTTGAAATATTTTTATTTTTAAAAAAATTAAAAACCATAAATATATTCTAGCCAAAAAAAGTACAAAAGTCCAAAGAAATTCTTTAATTGTTTTAGGAAAAAATAAGAATAAAATTACTCCATCTTTTATTTCTTGCCAAAATGTTCTAGTTTTTAATTTATGATTAGTTGTTTGTATAAATTTTTGTTTATATCCTCCTGTTGACCTAAGTTTTTGCTTCATCCAGTCCTTAAAATTATCAGGATACTTAACATAAACAATTGATTTAGGAGAATATGATATGTTATATCCCTTTGATTTGATGATTTGCGTTATTAATCCATCTTCTGCTAGAACATTTTTTGGAATTTGGCTAATTATATTTCTAAATGAATATAAATATCCTGAACAAGGAAAGTTTGTTTTTGTCATTCTCCACTTATGAGCCGCATGAGTTAAAAAATGAGACCAATATCCTAGCATTTGTTTTCTTGAGTTAAGACTAACGGGCCTGCCAGTAATTGCTCCTATTTTTTTATCTTTAAATGGCCTTATAAGAGATTCAAGCCCTTTATTATCAATATAAACATCTCCATCAGTTAAAATTAAAATATCTCCTTTTGCTTTTTTAAAGGCGAGATTAAGGGCAGCTGGTTTACCTTCTGCTTTGTCTTTTAAATATTTAATATATTTATATCTTTGAGATAATTTAGTCACAATTTTAGCTGTTTGCTTGTCAGGACCAATAACTAAAATTTCAATTTTATAATTTTTATCTAATCGGCTACGCAATATTTCATCAATTGCTTTTAAAAGAGTTCCCTCTTCTCTGCAGGTTGTAATAATAATAGAAATCATTTTATTTTTCTTTCAATATTATTTTATAATTATAGCATAATTACAAAATAATCAAAATGCTTTACCAAGTTAAAATATTTTAGTAAAATATAAAATAATTCTTAATTTAAAAATTTTAATTTTCTTTTCTTAGCACTCTATGTCCTTGACTGCTAATATTATTATGTTATAATATATATTATGAATAACTTTACTATCAAAGCGCAGGAAGCAATTCAAACAGCGCATAATATAGCAATTGAAAACAATCAACAACAAGTTGATGTAAGTCATCTAATACTTGCCCTGCTGACACAAACAGATGGTGTTATTTTAGCTGTCTTAAAAAAAATGGAAATAGACATAGCTAAATTAAAAATAAAAGCTGATAATTTAATTAAATCAGCTCCAAAAATTAAGCAAGAACAAACTGCTAATGTTGCAGAAATGTTTATTTCTCCCTTGCTTCAAAAAACTATATTCATGGCATCAAGAGAAGCAAAAAAAATAAAAGATGAATATGTTAGTACAGAAC encodes the following:
- a CDS encoding peptidoglycan DD-metalloendopeptidase family protein, whose amino-acid sequence is MKNNKKIIFIFILIIIFSPIKNRNIFASNSFSEEIEEIQKQIKAKEQKINDLKNQKEFYQDKIDIKRDESVTLKNQIDILKIQIFKSNTEIQQQEVKIDSKNLSIKNIQYNIEDNKKEIINIKASLSNILQTINSADEQSFVEIILFNDSISAIFNSIRYLNSLQSKTNHFLKQIKFVKQGLEIQEKNLRVELNDLIDMDAELINKKSRLSSTEQTKKNILAETQGAEWKFQSLLAEILAENKQIENEIASMEREIRAKLAKEESGETLMEPAGIIIFSWPVTNRGITSRFHDPDYPYRNWIGEHSGLDLRASQGTLIRAPASGYVAKTRNAGLGYSYLLLVHNDDFSTLYGHVSEFLVEEGEYIKRGQGVARTGGMPGTYGAGRFSTGPHLHFEVRLNGMPVNPEDYLL
- a CDS encoding glutamate--tRNA ligase, whose amino-acid sequence is MVKVRFAPSPTGYLHIGGFRTYLYNWLYAKKNKGKLILRIEDTDRERYIPGADKKLIKILKKMGLKWDKGPYYQSTRVETYRKIAYQLIDKNKAYYCFCSKNDLDEMRAKQIAVKQAPKYDRRCKHLTQAEIDIKLKRGDQYVIRLKVPEQGSIEFKDKIRGKVKFDLKHVDDPILLKSDKWPTYHLANVIDDHLMGITHVIRGEEWLSSTPKHILVYKALAWNIPIFAHMPLILNTDRSKLSKREASVSVEDYLKKGYLKNSLINFLVLLGWNPNNDKEILSLKQIINNFFLKDIQKAGAIFDLKKLNWMNGHYIRKMKLKKLTTKCIPYLIEDELIVKYKQKYRIKATGKLINFKRIKKIVKLEQDRIKHLNEIGDLSKFFFVDNLKYDLEMLLWKKMDINDVAINLKQIKQDLSSIPKILFTAKKIRKVLKKRTANCSSLGEFFWPLRVALTKQKQSPPPEQIAEIFGKEKVLNILNQILIKIKNNEK
- a CDS encoding glycosyltransferase → MISIIITTCREEGTLLKAIDEILRSRLDKNYKIEILVIGPDKQTAKIVTKLSQRYKYIKYLKDKAEGKPAALNLAFKKAKGDILILTDGDVYIDNKGLESLIRPFKDKKIGAITGRPVSLNSRKQMLGYWSHFLTHAAHKWRMTKTNFPCSGYLYSFRNIISQIPKNVLAEDGLITQIIKSKGYNISYSPKSIVYVKYPDNFKDWMKQKLRSTGGYKQKFIQTTNHKLKTRTFWQEIKDGVILFLFFPKTIKEFLWTFVLFLARIYLWFLIFLKIKIFQPKLAKIWQRVESTK